The sequence AAAACACGATTGTGGTGTTAATAATTCAAGGTAatgaatttatagataaaaaccTAGGGTTTAAGTTTCCTTTGTTATAAAAATTAGAATCCTACCTGGCGCACAACTGACGGACAGCAAATGGCAGAGCAGATGATATAATATGTTGGTTTGCAGAATGATACAACCTACTTTGGTGATTCGATTTCCATTAACAAAAATCATAATATAGTCATCCTTTTGAAGCAAACCGTTGAATAAAATGACATCAATCCAGGAAGATATTTTTTGGCATCAAAATAGCATCATTTTTTAGTACCAACTATAagcaaagaaaaataatatcagATAGCCCAAAAGAATCATCCATGCAACACAACTACAATCTCGAACACAATAAGAATTTTATGGCAAATATCAGAATTCGGGgttgaaaataaattagaataataattaaataaaaatgctGATGGAATTCGGCTCATAAGGGATCTGCTACTTGGAGAGTTTACCTGTTTGTGTGAGACTCTCCTTTCACTTGTGAGAGCCCGGGGTGGCTGCCTTGTTCGTCGAGGCAGAGGAGTCTCCGACGACGGCACAGGGACAGTGGCGAGTTTTCAGGAAGGGAAGGCACGGTTGAACGACTGCGAATTAAAGCAAACACATAGAGTTAATTAACAAAATCTAAACCTAAAAACTGgacaatataaataaaaggtGAATCGCAGAAGAAGAGTACCGCAGCTATGAATTGGATAACAGGATGTGGCGTTAATAATTCTATCAAatgaatttatagataaaaatcTAGGGTTTAAGTTTCCTTTGATAAAATTCTTTccaaaaaaatttctttctAAACTTTacaatcattctatatttaaataGTTTGCAGCAACCGAAAATTAATTAGCATGATATGATTTGcttatttttgttaaataagcaaaaataaaaaacttaccATAGCCGGCCGTGGTCTTCAGCGCTTCGCGACCGCCGGAATCTGTAGGTAGGGGGGGAAGCCGGGAGGGCAGATCGCCGGGGGATGGAAATGGAGGTGGTATCGGAGAAGGTGGAAGGGGCAGATTGAATTCGCCACAACTCCCAAGGAAGGTTAGAGGGACGGCAGTGCTGACTTGAGGCCGGACTGCGGCGAAATACAGCGGGAGGAAGGGGAGTCTGGTCTGGAGACGCCAAATATCATAGAATCGCGGCGGGGGTGGGGGAAAAGTCCTGTGTGGAGAAGCGAAATGGAGGGAATTAGATGGAGGTGGCAGGTGGCGGCGGCCGGCGATTTCTGATTTTCCCCAAATCAATTTTGGGGAGTCGGCAGATCGGAGGGCTGGCGGGGGAATCATGGTGAAGGAAAAGAGAGGTGACATATCTCGGTGGTGGCCGGCGCGACGAAGGCGGCTTGGTGGTGAGAGTTGCAGGGAATTGTGGCAGGTGGCGGCGGTGGAAATTTGATGGAGGAGAGGAGAAGGTCGAATTCATAGAATGTTTAATTGTGatgatataataaataaaacaacttaattaaataatataaataacataactTATGTGGAATTATATTGCCACGTCAGCGATAGAGAATTGAGGTAGAggctctagaattgcagggatTTTAAATCCTGAATTCTTAGATAGGCCACGTAGGACCCCGGATTAAGGAGAGAGCAGGATTCcttaatcgtattatatattgatGTCTGAAACATGAAGCTCTACTATCATTCATGGCATTTAGTCACCTAAGAAAAACATTAAGACTAAGAGGGTGTATTATATTCAGATTCTATaagatttttttgtattttaaatattCATAGGTAGTCACAagttacgtttttttttttttttttttttttttttaatgttatcTGTATACCTCTGCAATATATATAGTGATATTATGTATTAGTGTGCTCTACATATGGGGGGAAAATCCTTATATACATAACAGTATGATGCGCACAtacataacaaaaaaaaatatcgtTATTTATATCTATTATACATAACTTTTATTACGGTTAtaaaagaattcacaactatgagTCTTAAATTATTAAGTGTCAGAAACAaaaatagtttatattttaaaaaaaatatattttatactagTAGTATTATCTAAATGATGTATTAAAACTCGGCATGCTATATCTTGTCAATGACATTTAACAGaagcataaattaaaaaatagaaaaaataatttataattatccATTCAAAATACAATATGTAATGAAAAGTTAAATTGGCAACCCAAATTATCAACAAATAAAATCCAACCCATATACAACATGTTCAAAATCCAACCCAAAAAACAGCCCAAGTCCAAcccatattatattatatatatattccatttgTCTTTGTCTGCGTCTTTGCCTTAAGTCTTCGTCTTTGTCTTTGTCTCAAGTATATACATAACGATTTCTTACGTATTTAAATGTAACATATTGTGTTTTGaatgaataattataattttatttttatttctaacttATGCTTCTGTGAATATAACATGAAATCTCACAACCGCTCTCAGTTCATGCTGTAGAAGACAATTGATG comes from Salvia miltiorrhiza cultivar Shanhuang (shh) chromosome 3, IMPLAD_Smil_shh, whole genome shotgun sequence and encodes:
- the LOC131015302 gene encoding uncharacterized protein LOC131015302; translation: MSPLFSFTMIPPPALRSADSPKLIWGKSEIAGRRHLPPPSNSLHFASPHRTFPPPPPRFYDIWRLQTRLPFLPLYFAAVRPQVSTAVPLTFLGSCGEFNLPLPPSPIPPPFPSPGDLPSRLPPLPTDSGGREALKTTAGYVVQPCLPFLKTRHCPCAVVGDSSASTNKAATPGSHK